One window from the genome of Pseudomonas frederiksbergensis encodes:
- a CDS encoding LysR family transcriptional regulator yields MSAIDLNLLVTLDALLSEGSVAGAARRLRLSASAMSRALARLRQATGDPLLVRAGRGLVPTPRAMELREQVSQLVQDAQAALRPVRAPDLQRINRTFTLRTRQGFVENFAVDLINHIGEQAPGVRLRFVEKTDRDSTALREGSVDLETAVVDEDTRPELRTQALFVDRIVGVVRAGHPLSRIEVGIDDYAAGRHVGVSLRGLEQGPIDEALRTLDLSREIVTCVPGFSTALGLARSSDLIASVPERYTTRLRLGMHSFPLPVVVPEFTVAMLWHPRMDADPVHRWLRGCLRKVCAGEKGI; encoded by the coding sequence ATGTCCGCGATCGATCTGAATTTGCTCGTCACCCTCGATGCATTGCTGTCTGAAGGCAGCGTGGCCGGTGCGGCCCGGCGGCTGCGTCTCAGCGCCTCGGCCATGAGCCGGGCCCTGGCGCGGTTGCGCCAGGCTACGGGGGATCCATTGTTGGTGCGGGCTGGGCGCGGCCTGGTTCCCACGCCCCGGGCCATGGAGTTGCGCGAGCAGGTCAGCCAACTGGTCCAGGACGCCCAGGCGGCACTGCGCCCTGTGCGGGCCCCGGACCTGCAACGGATCAACCGAACGTTCACCTTGCGCACCCGGCAAGGCTTCGTGGAGAACTTCGCCGTCGACTTGATCAATCATATTGGCGAGCAGGCCCCGGGCGTGCGGCTGCGTTTTGTCGAGAAGACCGACCGCGATAGCACGGCGCTGCGCGAAGGCAGCGTTGATCTGGAGACTGCTGTCGTCGATGAGGACACGCGCCCCGAGTTGCGCACCCAGGCGTTGTTTGTCGATCGCATCGTTGGCGTGGTCCGGGCAGGGCATCCATTGAGCCGGATCGAGGTGGGCATTGACGATTACGCGGCCGGTCGGCACGTCGGTGTCTCCCTGCGCGGCCTTGAGCAAGGCCCGATCGATGAAGCCTTGAGGACTTTGGATCTATCCCGGGAAATCGTGACCTGCGTACCGGGTTTTTCGACTGCCCTGGGGCTCGCCCGGTCCAGCGACCTGATCGCCAGCGTGCCGGAACGCTACACCACGCGCTTGCGCCTTGGCATGCACAGTTTCCCGCTGCCGGTCGTGGTTCCTGAGTTCACTGTCGCGATGCTCTGGCATCCGCGAATGGACGCCGACCCCGTGCACCGTTGGCTCAGGGGTTGCTTGCGCAAAGTATGCGCGGGAGAAAAGGGAATATAG
- a CDS encoding PAS domain S-box protein: protein MLEKNPKTARIDEEQRFRLLIDAVVDYAIYMTDPSGIITSWNSGARRFKGYEESEILGQHFSRFYTDQDRAAGLPQRALDTAVREGRFEGEGWRVRKDGTLFWSHVVIDPIIDAQNGELLGFAKITRDLTDRKMAEETLKQSEQQFRLLVQSVTDYAIYMLDPDGQVTNWNQGAQRIKGYLPAQAIGQHFSMFYTPEDREAGEPQRALRIAATEGRFEKKGWRVRRDGTRFMAHVVIDAIRSDTGTLLGFAKITRDITDATQAQQALEQAREALFQSQKLQAIGQLTGGIAHDFNNLLTVILGNLEIVRKRIPSEPKLTQLLDNATQGALRGVSLTQRMLAFARRQKLSAEPVELSVLVDGISGLLQSSMGPSIHIQAQFAEALSPVLADVNQLELAILNLATNARDAMPQGGRILIQAQERQGSDAPAASKPLATGRYICLTITDEGEGMDEATLASAVDPFFTTKGVGKGTGLGLSMVHGLAEQLGGRLILRSERGVGTTAELWLPVADDSVMDKPAVTETAGEHVPELTVLVVDDDSLVLTSTRLLIEDLGHRVLCALSGAQALELFERNEGIDLVITDMAMPQMDGAQLARLLRDRQPTLPIILATGYAERLEGFATQLPRLTKPFKQIDLVQVIGQTMK, encoded by the coding sequence ATGCTTGAGAAGAACCCCAAGACCGCTCGTATCGATGAAGAACAGCGCTTTCGATTGTTGATCGACGCGGTGGTCGACTATGCCATCTACATGACCGATCCGTCGGGCATCATCACCAGTTGGAATTCGGGTGCGCGGCGCTTCAAGGGTTATGAGGAGTCGGAGATCCTGGGCCAGCATTTCTCCCGTTTCTACACCGACCAGGACCGTGCCGCCGGCCTGCCGCAACGGGCACTGGACACGGCTGTGCGCGAAGGACGCTTCGAAGGCGAAGGGTGGCGGGTGCGCAAGGACGGCACGTTGTTCTGGTCCCATGTGGTCATCGATCCAATCATCGACGCCCAGAATGGCGAGCTGCTCGGTTTCGCCAAGATCACCCGTGACCTGACCGATCGCAAGATGGCCGAGGAAACCCTCAAGCAAAGCGAACAGCAATTTCGGTTGCTGGTGCAGAGCGTCACCGACTATGCCATCTATATGCTCGATCCGGATGGACAGGTGACCAACTGGAACCAGGGCGCCCAGCGCATCAAGGGGTACCTGCCGGCACAAGCCATCGGCCAGCATTTTTCCATGTTCTATACCCCTGAGGACCGCGAAGCCGGCGAGCCACAGCGCGCCCTGCGCATAGCCGCCACTGAGGGGCGTTTCGAAAAGAAGGGCTGGCGCGTGCGCAGGGACGGCACGCGATTCATGGCCCACGTGGTAATCGACGCGATTCGCAGTGATACCGGTACGTTGCTAGGATTTGCCAAGATCACCCGGGACATTACCGATGCCACCCAGGCGCAACAGGCCCTTGAACAGGCGCGCGAGGCGCTTTTCCAATCCCAGAAACTGCAGGCCATCGGCCAACTCACCGGTGGCATCGCCCATGATTTCAACAACCTGCTGACGGTGATCCTCGGCAACCTGGAGATCGTGCGCAAGCGTATCCCCAGTGAACCCAAGCTGACCCAGCTCCTGGACAACGCTACCCAGGGCGCGCTGCGCGGCGTGTCGCTGACCCAGCGCATGCTGGCGTTTGCCCGTCGGCAGAAACTCAGCGCCGAGCCGGTGGAACTGTCGGTGCTGGTGGATGGCATCAGCGGCTTGCTGCAAAGCTCCATGGGCCCGTCGATCCACATCCAGGCCCAGTTCGCCGAGGCGTTGTCGCCGGTACTGGCCGACGTCAACCAGCTCGAACTGGCGATCCTCAACCTGGCGACGAATGCCCGGGACGCCATGCCCCAGGGCGGCCGGATATTGATCCAGGCGCAGGAACGGCAAGGCAGCGATGCGCCGGCGGCGAGCAAGCCACTGGCGACCGGGCGCTACATTTGCCTGACCATCACCGATGAAGGCGAGGGCATGGACGAGGCGACGCTGGCCTCGGCGGTGGACCCCTTTTTCACCACCAAGGGCGTTGGCAAGGGCACTGGCCTGGGGCTGTCCATGGTCCACGGCTTGGCCGAACAACTGGGTGGCCGCTTGATTCTGCGGAGTGAAAGAGGCGTTGGCACCACCGCCGAGCTGTGGTTGCCAGTGGCCGACGACTCGGTCATGGACAAGCCGGCCGTCACCGAGACTGCCGGGGAACATGTCCCTGAACTGACGGTGCTGGTGGTGGACGACGACAGCCTGGTGCTGACCAGTACGCGTCTATTGATCGAAGACTTGGGGCACCGGGTCCTTTGCGCGTTGTCGGGCGCCCAGGCGCTGGAATTGTTCGAGCGCAATGAAGGCATTGATCTGGTAATCACTGACATGGCCATGCCACAGATGGATGGCGCGCAACTGGCCAGATTGCTTCGCGATCGCCAGCCGACCCTGCCGATCATCCTCGCCACCGGGTACGCCGAGCGCCTGGAAGGTTTCGCCACGCAACTGCCACGGTTGACCAAGCCGTTCAAGCAGATCGACTTGGTGCAGGTCATTGGACAGACGATGAAATAA
- a CDS encoding YgdI/YgdR family lipoprotein — MNIRFLGLPLVAVALLALAGCASPTVVTLQNGTQYLTEDTPNTRTADGFYEFEDISGRKVRVRADEVATIRKED, encoded by the coding sequence ATGAACATCAGGTTTCTGGGCCTGCCCTTGGTCGCCGTGGCACTCCTCGCACTGGCCGGCTGCGCATCACCGACCGTCGTGACCTTGCAGAACGGCACCCAGTATTTGACCGAGGACACCCCCAATACCCGCACTGCGGATGGCTTCTACGAGTTCGAAGACATTTCGGGTCGCAAGGTCCGGGTTCGTGCCGATGAAGTCGCGACGATTCGCAAGGAAGATTGA
- a CDS encoding DUF1652 domain-containing protein, protein MNKGSFSKVTFPNACQLMRWHFHPMGFEASMDAPGSMVARLFDRASGETMIAIAGIPCATVMNAPDVERIIEAVEAELEAFVPPVGLRRFAS, encoded by the coding sequence ATGAATAAAGGATCTTTCAGCAAGGTAACGTTCCCCAATGCCTGCCAGTTGATGCGCTGGCATTTCCATCCCATGGGCTTCGAAGCCAGCATGGACGCGCCGGGTAGTATGGTTGCCCGGCTATTTGATCGCGCGAGCGGCGAAACCATGATCGCCATTGCAGGTATCCCCTGCGCGACCGTGATGAACGCCCCCGACGTCGAGCGAATTATCGAAGCGGTGGAAGCCGAGCTTGAAGCCTTCGTTCCACCCGTTGGTTTGCGACGATTCGCCTCCTGA
- a CDS encoding VRR-NUC domain-containing protein — protein MTTNPLDDPFYYLNNFQRVLAWLAQRYADVLSIDEQRFIEAFAALPRPSQGLLVRMVMRKGLHFRLGKLRYHEIGDIGAAVQPLIVLGWVQEQAELSLAELFEVLLKPEILLCLGHAIEQPKAKKADWLLALGERFSQPQPFGAWCPQLEDRLFSLTVMALCDRLRLMFFGNLYQDWSEFVLADLGIFTYEAVEFSAESRGLRNRQDIDACLFLHECQQSFEAGETLETIVARINALDLDNPWLERRRGKLLFQIGQHAERIGEFASALCVYRDCSYPGARLRMIRVLERIGEYALALELGEAAAQSPQSAAERQALVRIVPRLRRKLGGPPVPRPIAREVERLDLHLPRVDPALPVEYCVQAHLHDDAAPVHYVENSLVNSLFGLLCWPAIFAPLPGSFFHPFQRGPVDLLNEDFHERRAELFAACFAELDDGRYRGTIRRRYVEKYGVQSPFVFWGALSEALLDQALDCLPAEHLKRWFSRLLLDIKANRAGMPDLIQFWPQHKTYRMIEVKGPGDRLQDNQLRWLDFCHEHQMPVAVCYVQWAEQGA, from the coding sequence GTGACAACCAACCCCCTCGACGATCCTTTTTATTACCTGAACAATTTCCAGCGGGTGCTTGCCTGGTTGGCACAACGCTACGCCGATGTGCTCAGCATCGACGAGCAGCGCTTCATCGAGGCTTTTGCCGCGTTACCGCGTCCGTCCCAAGGCCTGCTGGTGAGGATGGTGATGCGCAAGGGGTTGCATTTTCGCCTCGGCAAACTGCGTTATCACGAAATCGGCGACATCGGCGCTGCGGTGCAACCGTTGATCGTATTGGGCTGGGTGCAGGAGCAGGCTGAGCTGAGCCTGGCGGAGCTGTTCGAGGTGTTGCTCAAGCCTGAAATCCTGCTCTGCCTGGGCCATGCGATCGAGCAGCCCAAGGCGAAGAAGGCTGACTGGCTGTTGGCGCTGGGCGAACGCTTCAGCCAACCCCAGCCCTTTGGTGCCTGGTGCCCTCAGTTGGAGGATCGGCTGTTCAGTCTTACAGTCATGGCGTTGTGCGACCGCTTGCGCTTGATGTTTTTCGGCAATCTCTACCAGGATTGGTCGGAGTTCGTGCTGGCGGACCTGGGTATTTTCACTTACGAAGCCGTTGAGTTCAGCGCCGAGTCCCGGGGACTGCGCAACCGCCAGGACATCGACGCCTGTCTTTTTTTGCATGAGTGCCAGCAATCTTTCGAGGCCGGCGAAACGCTCGAAACGATCGTTGCCCGGATCAATGCGCTGGACCTGGATAACCCATGGCTGGAGCGACGTCGGGGCAAGTTGTTGTTCCAGATCGGCCAGCACGCAGAGCGTATCGGTGAATTCGCCTCGGCGCTGTGCGTCTATCGCGATTGCAGTTATCCCGGCGCGCGGTTGCGGATGATCCGGGTGCTGGAGCGGATCGGTGAATATGCCTTGGCCCTGGAGCTGGGCGAAGCCGCCGCGCAATCGCCACAAAGCGCCGCTGAACGACAAGCGTTGGTGCGGATCGTGCCGCGGCTGCGGCGCAAACTCGGCGGGCCACCCGTGCCGCGTCCGATTGCGCGGGAAGTCGAGCGGCTGGACTTGCACTTGCCCCGGGTCGATCCGGCATTGCCGGTGGAATATTGTGTCCAGGCCCATTTGCATGACGACGCCGCCCCAGTGCATTACGTCGAGAACAGCCTGGTCAATTCGCTGTTCGGCCTGCTGTGCTGGCCGGCAATCTTTGCGCCTTTGCCGGGCTCGTTTTTCCACCCCTTCCAACGCGGTCCGGTGGACCTGCTCAACGAAGACTTTCATGAGCGTCGCGCCGAGCTGTTCGCGGCGTGTTTCGCGGAACTGGATGACGGTCGCTACCGCGGCACTATCCGCCGTCGGTACGTGGAAAAATACGGCGTGCAATCACCTTTCGTGTTTTGGGGGGCGCTGTCCGAAGCGCTCCTGGACCAGGCGCTCGACTGTTTGCCGGCGGAGCACCTCAAGCGCTGGTTCAGTCGCCTGCTATTGGACATCAAGGCCAACCGCGCCGGCATGCCGGACCTGATCCAGTTCTGGCCGCAGCACAAGACCTACCGCATGATCGAAGTCAAAGGTCCTGGCGATCGCCTGCAGGACAACCAACTGCGCTGGCTGGACTTCTGCCATGAACACCAGATGCCGGTCGCCGTCTGTTACGTGCAATGGGCGGAGCAGGGCGCATGA
- a CDS encoding MFS transporter, which translates to MKPANAEQRLPPTAVRQPRAPVRWALASLALSTLLASLGASVATVGLPVLAEAFSASFAQVQWVVLAYLLAITTLIVSLGRLGDLVGRRKLLLAAIALFTLASGLCGLAPSLWWLIAARAVQGLGAAIMMTLTLALVGETVEKNRTGSAMGLLATLSAVGTALGPSLGGLLITGFGWHALFLINVPLGLLTLVLAWRYLPTGNQAPTVGRLRFDGLGTLLLAATLGTYALAMTLGRASFGGLNIGLLFAAIICGGLFVQVQRRLESPLIPLAMLRDRLLVSGLASSALVAAVMMATLLVGPFYLSITLGLPPAIVGLALAAGPCVAALAGVPAGRLADRFGVRPMRLAGLATMILGTLLLSLVSPALGIAGYVFTIAITTLGYALFQPANNAAVMAPIADNNRGVVAGLLNLSRNLGFFTGASVLGAVFATQLPTNGIAAASPEDVTNGLHLTFAVALSLTGLAWLIAAGLRVPERLRQNKDNAGQR; encoded by the coding sequence ATGAAGCCAGCCAATGCAGAACAACGCTTGCCACCGACCGCGGTACGCCAGCCACGCGCTCCAGTACGCTGGGCGTTGGCCAGTCTCGCCCTGTCGACACTCCTGGCGTCATTGGGCGCCAGCGTAGCCACCGTCGGCCTGCCAGTACTGGCCGAGGCTTTCTCTGCGTCTTTCGCGCAAGTGCAATGGGTCGTACTGGCATACCTGCTGGCAATCACCACACTGATTGTCAGCCTGGGCAGGCTCGGCGACCTTGTAGGCCGGCGCAAGCTGTTGCTGGCAGCAATTGCGCTGTTTACCCTCGCGTCAGGACTGTGCGGCCTGGCACCGTCGCTGTGGTGGTTGATTGCGGCCAGGGCCGTGCAGGGCCTGGGAGCGGCGATCATGATGACGCTGACGTTGGCCCTGGTCGGCGAGACGGTGGAAAAAAACAGGACCGGTAGCGCAATGGGATTGCTCGCCACGCTGTCGGCGGTGGGCACCGCGCTGGGCCCGTCCCTGGGAGGCCTGTTGATTACAGGTTTTGGCTGGCACGCGCTGTTCCTGATCAATGTGCCCCTGGGCCTGCTGACACTGGTGCTGGCTTGGCGCTACCTGCCCACGGGAAACCAGGCGCCGACGGTCGGGCGCTTGCGCTTCGACGGCTTGGGCACGCTGCTGCTGGCCGCAACGCTGGGCACCTATGCGCTGGCGATGACGCTTGGACGCGCAAGCTTCGGCGGGTTGAACATCGGGCTGTTATTCGCGGCGATTATCTGTGGCGGCCTGTTCGTCCAGGTCCAACGTCGGCTGGAGTCGCCACTGATCCCCTTGGCAATGTTGCGCGATCGCCTTTTGGTGTCGGGCCTGGCGTCCAGCGCGCTGGTCGCGGCGGTCATGATGGCGACTTTGCTGGTCGGTCCGTTCTACCTGTCCATCACCCTCGGACTGCCCCCGGCAATCGTGGGGCTGGCGCTGGCAGCCGGCCCCTGCGTGGCCGCCCTCGCGGGTGTGCCCGCCGGACGCCTGGCTGATCGGTTCGGGGTACGTCCGATGCGGCTTGCCGGGCTGGCGACGATGATCCTCGGTACCCTGCTCTTGTCGCTGGTTTCCCCCGCCCTAGGCATCGCAGGCTATGTTTTTACCATCGCGATAACCACCCTCGGCTATGCGCTGTTCCAGCCAGCAAACAATGCCGCAGTCATGGCGCCGATAGCTGATAACAACCGCGGCGTCGTTGCCGGTTTGCTCAATCTATCGCGCAACCTCGGCTTCTTTACCGGCGCATCGGTGCTCGGCGCGGTTTTCGCTACCCAATTGCCGACGAACGGTATCGCGGCAGCGAGCCCAGAGGATGTGACGAACGGCTTGCATCTCACCTTTGCCGTCGCCCTTTCATTGACCGGGCTGGCGTGGCTAATTGCCGCCGGATTGCGCGTGCCAGAGCGGTTGCGCCAGAACAAGGACAACGCCGGCCAACGATGA
- a CDS encoding ATP-dependent DNA helicase — MTEVPGYSIAVRALCEFTAKAGDLDLRFTPSPTALEGIVGHRTVAARRSEGYQAEVSLQGDYHSLRVKGRADGYDPARNRLEEVKTYRGDLNKQPDNHRQLHWAQAKIYGWLMCQKLQLPRIDVALVYFDIVSERETCLDQTFEASQLQAFFEQQCARFLAWAEQEMRHRQARNQGAQALAFPHAGFRPGQRHLAESVFKAVSTGRCLMAQAPTGIGKTVGTLFPMLKALAPQRLDKVFFLTAKTPGRKLALDAARLLTDSAPAMPLRVLEMIARDKACEHPDKACHGESCPLARGFYDRLPQARAAASQVTLLDQAALRGIALEHDVCPYYLSQEMARWADMVVADYNYYFDFSALLFGLAQANGWTVATLVDEAHNLVERGRQMYSATLDQATLAAVLKSAPEALKKPLQKVNRQWNALHGPQIAAYQAYDKPPEKLLLALGSCATAMGDYLNDHPQGLDSGLQAFYFDILQFGRVAESFDEHFLFDIHKRDVGRQRSLSTLCLRNVVPAGFLRPRFTASRSSVLFSATLSPRRYYADLLGAPTDTVWIDVESPFQAEQLDVQVVSRISTRFARRQASLDPIVALMARQFDERPGNYLAFFSSFDYLQQVAGLFAERYPHVATWTQSRGMGEAPRQAFLDRFMEHSQGIGFAVLGGAFGEGIDLPGSRLIGAFIATLGLAQFNPVNEQIKQRMAAIFGDGYDYTYLYPGLQKVVQAAGRVIRTQQDRGVVMLIDDRFGEAKVQRLLPRWWSIKQEALGSPCGPAGFHQGSQGAL, encoded by the coding sequence ATGACCGAGGTGCCGGGCTACAGCATTGCCGTGCGCGCGTTGTGTGAGTTCACCGCCAAGGCCGGCGACCTCGATTTGCGCTTTACGCCATCGCCCACGGCGCTGGAGGGGATTGTCGGCCACCGGACCGTGGCAGCGCGGCGCAGCGAGGGCTACCAGGCGGAGGTCAGCCTGCAAGGCGACTATCACAGCCTGAGGGTCAAGGGCCGGGCAGACGGCTACGACCCTGCGCGCAACCGTCTCGAAGAAGTGAAGACCTACCGTGGCGACCTGAACAAACAGCCGGACAACCATCGTCAGTTGCACTGGGCCCAGGCGAAGATCTACGGTTGGCTGATGTGCCAGAAATTGCAGCTGCCGCGCATTGACGTCGCCCTGGTCTATTTCGACATCGTCAGCGAGAGGGAAACCTGCCTTGACCAAACGTTCGAAGCGTCGCAACTCCAGGCGTTCTTCGAGCAGCAGTGCGCACGTTTCCTGGCCTGGGCGGAGCAGGAGATGCGCCACCGCCAGGCCCGCAACCAGGGCGCCCAGGCCCTGGCGTTTCCCCATGCGGGCTTCAGGCCCGGGCAGCGTCATTTGGCTGAGTCGGTGTTCAAGGCCGTCAGCACCGGTCGTTGCCTGATGGCGCAGGCGCCGACGGGTATCGGCAAGACCGTCGGCACGCTGTTCCCGATGCTCAAGGCCTTGGCGCCGCAGCGCCTGGACAAGGTTTTTTTCCTCACTGCGAAAACCCCGGGGCGCAAACTGGCGTTGGACGCCGCCCGGCTACTGACCGACAGCGCGCCCGCAATGCCGCTGCGGGTGCTGGAGATGATCGCGCGGGACAAGGCCTGCGAACATCCGGACAAAGCCTGCCATGGCGAATCCTGCCCGCTGGCCCGAGGTTTTTATGACCGCCTGCCGCAGGCCCGGGCGGCGGCGAGTCAGGTTACGCTGCTCGATCAAGCCGCGTTGCGTGGCATCGCGCTGGAGCATGACGTCTGTCCGTATTACCTGAGCCAGGAAATGGCCCGCTGGGCAGACATGGTGGTAGCGGACTACAACTATTATTTCGACTTCAGCGCCTTGCTCTTCGGCCTTGCCCAGGCCAACGGCTGGACGGTCGCGACCCTGGTGGACGAAGCCCACAACCTGGTGGAGCGGGGGCGGCAGATGTACAGCGCGACCCTGGACCAGGCCACCTTGGCGGCTGTGCTCAAGAGCGCACCCGAGGCGCTGAAAAAACCGCTGCAAAAGGTCAATCGCCAATGGAATGCCCTGCACGGGCCGCAAATTGCCGCTTACCAGGCTTATGACAAGCCCCCGGAAAAGCTGCTCCTGGCGCTGGGATCCTGCGCCACGGCGATGGGAGATTACCTCAACGACCATCCCCAGGGCCTGGACAGTGGCCTGCAGGCGTTCTATTTCGACATCTTGCAGTTCGGGCGCGTGGCGGAGTCATTCGACGAGCACTTCCTGTTCGATATCCATAAGCGCGACGTCGGTCGCCAGCGCAGCCTGTCTACGCTGTGCCTGCGCAATGTGGTCCCGGCCGGTTTCCTGCGCCCCCGGTTCACGGCGTCACGCAGCAGCGTGCTGTTCTCCGCGACCCTGAGCCCACGGCGGTACTACGCTGATCTGCTGGGAGCACCAACGGACACGGTGTGGATCGATGTCGAATCACCGTTCCAGGCCGAGCAATTGGACGTGCAGGTGGTCAGCCGGATTTCCACCCGATTCGCTCGCCGCCAGGCATCCCTCGACCCGATCGTGGCATTGATGGCCCGCCAGTTCGACGAGCGGCCCGGCAATTACCTGGCGTTTTTCAGCAGCTTCGATTATCTGCAACAGGTAGCTGGGCTGTTTGCAGAGCGGTATCCCCACGTTGCGACCTGGACGCAATCGCGCGGCATGGGCGAGGCCCCTCGACAGGCATTTCTCGACCGGTTCATGGAGCACAGCCAGGGTATCGGTTTCGCCGTGCTGGGCGGGGCGTTTGGCGAAGGCATCGATCTGCCCGGCTCGCGACTGATCGGCGCCTTCATTGCCACGCTCGGACTGGCGCAGTTCAACCCGGTCAACGAGCAGATCAAGCAGCGCATGGCGGCGATCTTTGGCGACGGCTACGACTACACCTATCTGTATCCGGGCCTGCAAAAGGTCGTGCAGGCAGCCGGACGTGTCATCCGCACTCAGCAGGATCGGGGGGTGGTGATGCTGATCGACGATCGTTTTGGCGAGGCCAAGGTGCAGCGACTGCTGCCGCGGTGGTGGTCGATCAAGCAAGAGGCGCTTGGATCCCCCTGCGGACCTGCTGGGTTCCACCAAGGTTCGCAAGGCGCCTTATAG